A genome region from Flavobacterium sp. CFS9 includes the following:
- a CDS encoding ADP-ribosylglycohydrolase family protein, whose protein sequence is MIVEAAIGDAYGAGFEFRDLDFISQNNHLTQYHKHGLYTEIYKRYTDDTQMAIAISELLLEEENWNEIKVADKFVEVFHRDKRRGYSDRVYNALDASKNGSDFIKIINNGSNGNGSAMRAYSIGYLKDIDQLMAFCEIQARTSHYTVEGISCAKRIALAVHYFKYNLGDGSSLVSFLNETLKENETYKITSPIDMHGYPTTQAVIKIVSEATSMKDCLKTSINYGGDTDTVAALCMAILSNKKDCDKVLPAFLYEGLENDTFGKDFLIKLDAALDNKFN, encoded by the coding sequence ATGATAGTAGAAGCGGCAATAGGTGATGCGTACGGGGCAGGTTTTGAATTTCGGGATTTAGATTTTATTTCTCAGAACAACCATTTAACCCAGTATCACAAACACGGACTTTATACTGAAATTTACAAACGCTATACAGACGACACTCAAATGGCAATTGCAATTTCGGAATTGTTATTAGAAGAGGAAAACTGGAACGAAATCAAAGTAGCAGATAAGTTTGTTGAAGTATTTCACAGAGATAAAAGGAGAGGATACTCGGATAGAGTTTACAATGCACTTGATGCAAGTAAAAACGGTTCTGATTTCATTAAGATAATCAACAACGGAAGTAACGGAAATGGTTCTGCTATGCGGGCTTATAGTATTGGATATTTAAAAGATATTGATCAGTTGATGGCTTTCTGCGAAATTCAGGCAAGAACTTCTCATTATACTGTTGAAGGGATCAGTTGTGCGAAGCGTATTGCTTTAGCTGTTCACTATTTTAAATACAATTTGGGTGACGGATCGAGTTTAGTGTCATTTTTAAATGAAACGCTGAAGGAGAATGAAACCTATAAAATTACTTCGCCAATCGATATGCATGGATACCCAACTACACAAGCGGTTATTAAAATCGTTTCCGAAGCGACTTCTATGAAGGATTGCTTGAAAACCAGTATCAATTATGGCGGAGATACTGATACTGTTGCTGCTTTGTGTATGGCAATTTTAAGTAACAAAAAAGACTGTGATAAAGTGCTGCCTGCATTTTTGTATGAAGGTTTGGAGAACGATACATTTGGAAAAGACTTTCTAATAAAATTAGATGCAGCTCTCGATAATAAGTTTAATTAA